The following is a genomic window from Carassius auratus strain Wakin chromosome 15, ASM336829v1, whole genome shotgun sequence.
tgctcggacgggacagagcaaagccagggctggttCTGCTTTCTCCAGGGGCAATGCTTGCAGGTTCatcacttggtctttgaagggtgtagtgggaaccttgggcacgtagctgGGCCAGGAtttcaggattacctgggagtcagccggcccaaactctgGGCATGATTCGTTGACCAGAAATGCATGCatttgatggaggccagtgcaagcaggagcagagtttttcATTAAGAATCTTTAgcttaactgaatgcaaaggcttgaatgggccctgctgtagattttagcactagagtcaggtcccaagagggtatagagtGGGaccgggaaggatttaacctcctggcccctctaaggaacctgatgacgaggtcatgcttacctaaagacttcccattcacaggatCATGATATGCAGCAATAGCAGCAACCTGGattttgagggtggagggagacagcctttgcACCAGCCTTTGTTACAGAATGGAAAGCACAAATGCAAatgggcatctccgggggtcttcttggcaagaagaacaccactcgatgaacaggttccacttcaaggtgtAAGTGTGTCTTATAGACAGTGCTCTCgctgaagtgatggtgttcacttcctcctggggtaggtcacctagaacctctgtGTCCCATCCAGAGACCAATCATAGAGTTTCTAAAGGTCTGGTCTCTCAGTCAGttgatccttcctcagaggaatcagCCAAGGGGGAGATGTCATGAGGAGCACCAGTTTGGGGAACTTGGTCCGACTGGGCCAATACAGCaccactagcaagacttgctccttgTTCTCCCGctgactttgcacagtgtctgtgcaagAAGACTCACTGGGGAAATGCATATTTGAGAAGGCTTTGCGGCCAGCTGAGTGCCAGTGTGTCTGTGCTGAGTGTTCCCCCGTTTAGGCagtagaacaactggcagtgagaggtctctggagaagcaaacaggtctacctgagtggcTCTGAAATGGCTCCAAATCAGCTTAACCATCTGGGCATGCAGTTCCAATTCTCCGGATTGCcggttgttaactgagaagatgcgccaaaaaacgctgaaaatgaagtggatttgccgTATCatttacctgagcacaagaaataggtagttcaggctgaattaggcgctatgcttgacatgggggtaatagaatctaatagtaactgggcgagcccgatagttttagttccgaaaacggacggctcaATCCGGTTCTGTGTTGAttaccgcaaggtgaatgctgtgtcgaaatccaacgcgtatccaatgccgtgggttgacgagttgcttgatcagCTAGGTACGGCTcgtttttattcgacattggacttaacaaggggctattggcagatccccttgtctccattgtccagagaaaagacagttttcacaacgccgtttggattacaccaatATGTTACCCTTCCGTTTGGCTTGTTCAGGGCCCCAGCtacctttcagcgcctcatggatagaattctgcggccccatgctgcatatgcagctgcctacctggatgatatcattatatttagtaatgattggcagtggcatatgcagcatctgaggggctcacggccaacccaaagaagtgtgcgattgggtgtgtggaagtaaggtatctgggcttccacttggggcatgggcaggtgcgtccccaaattgataagacagccgctattgcgacctgcccaaGTCCCAAGACCAAAATGGAGGtaaggcagttcttggggctggcgggctATTCTagacggtttattcctaattattcagacctcaccagccctttgactgaccttactaaaaaggaggtgccagatacggtccagtggacggagccgtgtcagcaggccttaatcaggtcaaggctgctctgtgtggcgggccgttgttacactctcctgatttttctctcccttttcttttGCAGACAGAtgcgtcggacagggggctgggggcagtcctgtcccaggagatagacggggaggaacggccggtgctgtacattagccggaagctctcgaagagagaggctaagtacagcaccatctAGAAAGAGTGCCTTGCCATCAGATGGGCTGTCCTCAacctccgctattatctcctgggatgggagttcaccctctgttcggaccacgctccgctgcagtggctGCTTCGCATGAAGGATATcaacgcgcggatcactcgttggtatctagctcttcagccttttaagttcaaggtgatccacaggccgggagTTCAGTTGGTGGTtgccgacttcctctccagaaatgggagggggggggggctgcaggccggatggctccccggcctgagtcgggcggtgggggtatgtggcaggggggcgtgggttagcgaagtctgcagtgggagagagaatcaggagacgagcggtaagtgagtggtttaggcaaaaattatcatcacctgtttcttgttctagtaattggcgtggagagagtttAAAACGCCAGGAGAGTCGGAAGCAAGCGAGAGAAAGACGGACTGCTGACCCAAGCCAGAAACCCAAACCAGAAGAAGTAAAATGAAACTAGTGTTGacgtgtcagaataagagtcaccgTTTGGGTGTTTGTAACCTTTTAGTTctttttgtttataataaacCTGTCAGCAGTCCAgtcgacccctttgtcctcttccttccaTCCCACAAACTTTGCTACACGTAcctttaaactttaaatgaaacagcatttttttatggtttggctggtcctgcaacttatagtcaggtgcgacttatcaaaattaatttgacatgaaccgagagaaatgaaccaagagaaaacattaccgtctacagccgcagaGGGCCCTCTATGCTGCTCAGggttcctgtagtctacactgaaaacatacagtgccctctagcggctgtagaccgtaatgttttctcttggttcttggttctaaataaatgtgacttatagtccagtgcgacttatatatgatTTTTCCTCGTCattacatatttttggactgatgcgacttatactcaggtgctaCTTATAGTCCGAAAGATACggtaggtaaaccggaaccgggaacacttcccataacatccgatgtacttgctacatcattagaagaatggcatctacgctaatattagtctgtttctctcttattccgaggtcaccgacaccaccagatccagtctgtatccagatcagagggtcactgcagtcacccggatccagtacgtatccagaccagatggtggatcagcacctagaaaggacctccacAGCCCTGAAatgacagtggagaccaggacaactagagccccagatacagatcccctgtaaagaccttgtctcagatgaccaccaggacaagaccacaggaaacatatgattcttttgcacaatctgactttgctgcagcctggaattgaactactggtttcgtctggtcagaactggaccccaactgagcctggtttctcccaaggttttttttctccactctgtcaccgatggagtttcagttccttgccgctgtcgcctctggcttgcttagttggtgtcacctcatctacagcgatatcattgacttaattgcaaataaatgcacagacactatttaaactgaacagagatgacatcattgAAATCAATGattaactgcctttaactatcattttgcattattgacacactgttttcctaatgaatgttgttcagttgctttgacgcaatgtattttgtttaaagcactatataaataaaggtgacttgacttgactttctggacatggacagtataccgtacatacattttcaatggagggacagaaagcattcggactaaatctaaaatatattaaactgtgttccgaagttgaatggaggtctcatgggtttggaacgacatgagggtgagtcattgatgacataattttaatacttgggtgaactaaccctttaaatctaattttttttttttttttttttttttgtcagaatcaTCCCAAATAATGAAATTAGTATTCAGATCATAGAAACATCTACACTGATGACATATGAGGTTCTGTAAACAATATAAGGCTCAGCCCATCTAAAGCTCTATAAAAACAGCACAAAGGGAGGAGAGCTAGGAGGTTCACTCCATTTGCCTTGAAGCACGTCACAACCTACACCTTCTGACTTTTTTATGGCTTATTTTTGCTGTCATGATGAACTTAACCGAAAACAACAATTTgagcaacacattttatttgaaagcaaTGAATGAGAAGCCTTTGGTGGTGCAGGTGCTGGTGGGGATTCTTCTCTATGTGAACGGACTGATGATTTTCACTTTTTTGAAGAAAGAGGCCTTCAGGGAAACACGCTACATTCTGTTTGCTCAGACTCTTTTTGTTGACACTGTTCTTATGCTGTTGAGTGATTTAACCCTCATGATGTCATTTTACCAGTACCCTGTGCATATAATTCCTTGTTATATCTTCTGTACACTTATGTTTTTGCTCTATGTTTGTTCACCCCTCACTCTTGTCGCCATGTGTTTGGAGCGCTATGTAGCAATATGTATGCCTTTAAGACATTCTAGCATCTCCACccctaaaaatacttttataggGCTTCTCGTCATATGGAGTGTCAGTTTTGTCATtccattgtttattttaatagcctCTTTTTGTTATATTCCTCCTGGTGTCTCTCACCAATATGTTGTGTGTAGTGTGGAAATCATGTTACAGGTAAAATGGCTGGCAGACATGAGAGCGATTAGTCTGCAACTCTTATTCATCATGATGTTTTGTATTATTGTCTCCACTTACTTCAAGATTATACTGgcggccagatctgcctccaCCGAGAGAAAGAACTCCACAAATAAGGGTCTCAAAACTATAATTCTCCATGGTGTTCAGCTGCTTCTGTCTATGATGCAGCTTATAACTCCTTACATAGATATGCCTTTATGGAAAGTAGATTTTATGCTATTTGTGAATGTAAGATACTCAAATTTCATCTTGTTTTTGATCTTGCCTCGTTGTTTGAGTCCCCTAGTTTATGGATTACGAGACAAAAagttttataatgctcttaaatATTATGCTTTTTGTGGCATTTTAGTTTGTAATAAGCACAAAATAAGAGACAGTAAACCTTCAGAAGTGTAGTAAGTATTTCCATACACAACTAACCCATTTGTGCCGAAATTATTCTGAATCGTTTCATGCATATAGTCATGTTAATAGTGTCCTATGTGaacatgttctgcatttatttaccacagtttttttttcttcttaaaactcATATTTGAATGTGCAGCAACTATAGTGAGCAAATATGTTGTATGTACCCCTTGAATGTCAAATTTGACTATGAGGAGAACATTTGGCATctaactcaaataaaaatatatgcttTCAACAGATCATTCTTTattcataaacacatttattattcatCTGAAATCATTTGATGCAAACCCCCCAAAAGTTGTAACTAGCTTATAATCTcttgaaaattaaaacattacaaatccaTTTGTCTTAAAATAGTAGAACATAGTGCAGAACAAAGTGCAGCCATTAAGTTGCCCCAACAGGGTATTGTGTAtcaaaaagttaaatgaaaataaaataaaaatgtataaaatgaagaaaatattacatctatgtaataaaaaaaggtaTACCTGTtagaaaatatgcatttaacGTTTTGGTTCAccaacattctgcaaaatatcttattttgtgctcaacagaagaaagaatccCATATGTTTGCAACTTgtgggtgactaaatgatgataaaatgtaatttttttgggtgaactttcccttaaGTAAATAGTTTTAGTGTAAGTAGCCTACAAATAACCTATAAGGAGTACTATAGTGAAGGTACAAGTAGTTTAATAAATTTACATAAGCATATTTGAATTCTATAATTTGTgattgtaaatatgtaaaatatcacATATTTTATGAATAGGCACATATTGATTAGgtctgtcacgatcattagatggagtgcccatgaacttcagtggagggcactccactcaggaccattccacccattaaccgccagatgtcacttggacactagcacctctcatactgttgcaccacacccgaactacattccccatgagtcaccgCATCACAATTTACACacgtaaatgaggtgcaggtgttattgattattaatatagtttaatcatttcatttcatttctctctctctctgtgtgtgtgtgtgtgtgtgtgtctgtgagcctattctccattttggatgtgttttacTGTCAGCAATAGCATACCACCTTAAAGGCCTTAAAGTGCTTGAACCCCAGTAATCaatgcttgcagctatattttaatttggttttattggCCTAAAATACACTCACACACTATATCATCTTAAGATTTTAAAttgtaccctttttttttttgtcatattcatGGGAAGTGATGAAATCAGCACTGAGATTATAGAAACATCTGCACTGATGACATGAGGTTCTGTAAACAAAATAAGGTTCAGCCCATGTAAATTAAGCTCTATAAAAACAGCACAAAGGGAGGAGAGTTAGGAGGTTCACTCCATTTGCCTTGAGGTACAACACAATCTACACCTTCTGACTTTTTTATGGCTAAGTTTTGTTGTCAAAATGAACTTAACCCAATACACCAATTTGAGCAGCACGCCTAATTCGAACGAAGGAAATCAGAAGCTTTTGCTGGTGCAGGTGCTGGTGGGGACTCTTCTCTATGTGAACGGACTGATGATTTTCACTTTTTTGAAGAAAGAGGCCTTCAGGGAAACGCGCTACATTCTGTTTGCTCAGACTCTTTTTGCTGACTCTGCTCTTATGCTGTTGACTGATTTAACCCTCATGGGGTCATTTTACCAGTACCCTGTGCATATAATTCCTTGCTATATCTTCTGCACACTTACATCTTTGGTCTCTGTTGTTTCACCCATGACTCTTGTCGCCATGTGTTTGGAGCGCTATGTAGCCATATGTATGCCTTTAAGACATTCTAGCATCTCCACCCCTAAAAACACCTTCATTGGGCTTCTCGTCATATGGAGTGTCAGTTTTATCATCCcattgtttattttcatagtctgttttgtctatattcCTCCTGGTTTCTTGCGCATTTATGTTGTGTGTACAGTGGAGGCCATGTTACAGATAAAATGGCTGGCAGACATGAGAGCGACGAGTCTGCAGCTCTTATTCATCATGATGTTCAGTATTATTGTCTCCACCTACATTAAGATTATGTTggcggccagatctgcctcagAGAAGAAAAACTCAACAAATAAGGGTCTCAAAACTATAATTCTCCATGGTGTTCAGCTGCTTCTGTCTATGATGCAGCTTTTAATCCCTTACATAGAAATGCCTTTATGGAAAGTAAATGTCATGCTGTTTGTGAATGTAAGATACTCAAATTTCATCTTGTTTTTGATCTTGCCTCGTTGTTTGAGTCCCTTAGTTTACGGATTAAGAGACAAAAagttttataatgctcttaaatATTATGCCTTTTGTGGCATTTTGGCATGTAATAAGCACAAAATAAGAGATGGAAAGACCTTTAGAGGAGTAGTAAGCATTTCCATACACAATTAAACTCACACAATGTGTATTGTGTAGTATATTGTTTCATTCAGATGAACAGCACCAATTCTTTTTACTAAATTATTTCTGCATATATTTTGGCATACAGTGGGTATGCTATGTATGACaaaatatttgatgtttattaaattattaaaatatataataaacattgtattaataaatgtatgtgtattgtttaacaattaaatattttacttaataaaatataaatatataaatatatcaaggGTTGTGACaggtgaaaatattaaatatcaaattttgaataaataaaaggcattgctttatttatcaaaatagctTTGGGACAGGCCTTTTTCTACTGATAGATTATCATCACACAAATGTAATGCATTGGAAAAAGTAAAGACAAGACAAAACAGCCctcaaaatcttttattttcttattttattaaattatttttaatacaattgttaCAAGCCATTTCTTAATACTTAggccactttttttttaaactactcaGTTCTTCTTACCAAAGTTTAATCTGTATTTACATGTTTTCTCTTGTAAAAGTTCTTTATAAACCAAGAATGACAGCTCATTTCTGTTAATCCTTTTTTAATTCATGTTCCtgaatattattttgaatatggAGCATTTAATGTGTGcaaaacttttaataatttagctaataaaaaaaaagaaaaaaaaaagactcttaaGTGGCCATGTagttaaatgggggggggggggattaaccatttttg
Proteins encoded in this region:
- the LOC113115544 gene encoding odorant receptor 131-2-like, which translates into the protein MNLTQYTNLSSTPNSNEGNQKLLLVQVLVGTLLYVNGLMIFTFLKKEAFRETRYILFAQTLFADSALMLLTDLTLMGSFYQYPVHIIPCYIFCTLTSLVSVVSPMTLVAMCLERYVAICMPLRHSSISTPKNTFIGLLVIWSVSFIIPLFIFIVCFVYIPPGFLRIYVVCTVEAMLQIKWLADMRATSLQLLFIMMFSIIVSTYIKIMLAARSASEKKNSTNKGLKTIILHGVQLLLSMMQLLIPYIEMPLWKVNVMLFVNVRYSNFILFLILPRCLSPLVYGLRDKKFYNALKYYAFCGILACNKHKIRDGKTFRGVVSISIHN
- the LOC113115543 gene encoding odorant receptor 131-2-like: MMNLTENNNLSNTFYLKAMNEKPLVVQVLVGILLYVNGLMIFTFLKKEAFRETRYILFAQTLFVDTVLMLLSDLTLMMSFYQYPVHIIPCYIFCTLMFLLYVCSPLTLVAMCLERYVAICMPLRHSSISTPKNTFIGLLVIWSVSFVIPLFILIASFCYIPPGVSHQYVVCSVEIMLQVKWLADMRAISLQLLFIMMFCIIVSTYFKIILAARSASTERKNSTNKGLKTIILHGVQLLLSMMQLITPYIDMPLWKVDFMLFVNVRYSNFILFLILPRCLSPLVYGLRDKKFYNALKYYAFCGILVCNKHKIRDSKPSEV